A single genomic interval of Streptomyces sp. 1222.5 harbors:
- a CDS encoding ROK family transcriptional regulator has translation MPSSAVSTLDSPVPRAADPDRRRTSASLVLRSVLEHGPVARSTVARLTGLSPASVTEHCARLAGLGLIRESAAPRRSNGVGRPHVPVDLDDSRFLVAGVHVAVPYTTVTLLDLRGRVVARRELQHGRTDPGPVLARAADGLAELLARVPGRHPLGVGVAVGGWVDRETGSVVEHELLGWREVPVRDLLGARTGLPVHVDGHARALVNAERLFGRARGSRSVLHLFVGNMVDAAFATNDEVHHGPRSAAGAIAHLPVPGGDEPCACGRTGCLQAELSERTLCRRARAAGVTGSDNPMHVVAAAAGGDAVARRLLVDRARATGRAAGLLLDVLNPETVVVTEVGVIHFEDCLGALRDAAGTARSAAVLPTSFPDSVLATAGGSVMLDVLFRDPLSASPEAI, from the coding sequence ATGCCCAGCAGCGCCGTATCCACCCTTGATTCCCCCGTTCCACGTGCCGCCGACCCCGACCGGCGGCGCACCAGTGCCAGCCTCGTACTGCGTTCCGTGCTGGAGCACGGTCCGGTGGCGCGCAGCACCGTCGCCCGGCTGACCGGGCTGTCCCCGGCGTCCGTGACCGAGCACTGCGCCCGGCTCGCCGGACTGGGCCTGATCCGGGAATCGGCCGCGCCCCGCCGCTCGAACGGGGTCGGCCGGCCCCACGTGCCCGTCGACCTGGACGACTCCCGGTTCCTGGTCGCCGGCGTGCACGTGGCGGTGCCGTACACCACGGTCACGTTGCTGGACCTGCGTGGCCGGGTGGTGGCGCGGCGGGAGCTGCAGCACGGACGGACCGATCCGGGCCCGGTGCTGGCGCGGGCCGCCGACGGGCTCGCGGAGCTGCTCGCGCGGGTGCCGGGGCGTCACCCGCTGGGTGTCGGGGTGGCGGTCGGCGGCTGGGTGGACCGGGAGACCGGCTCCGTCGTCGAGCACGAGCTGCTGGGCTGGCGGGAGGTGCCGGTGCGGGACCTGCTCGGCGCCCGCACCGGCCTGCCGGTCCATGTGGACGGCCACGCACGGGCGTTGGTGAACGCGGAGCGGCTGTTCGGGCGGGCCCGGGGCAGCCGCAGCGTGCTGCACCTGTTCGTGGGCAACATGGTCGACGCGGCCTTCGCGACCAACGACGAGGTGCACCACGGGCCGCGTTCGGCGGCCGGGGCGATCGCCCATCTGCCGGTGCCGGGCGGCGACGAGCCCTGCGCGTGCGGCCGTACCGGCTGCCTCCAGGCGGAGTTGAGCGAGCGGACGCTGTGCCGGCGGGCCCGGGCGGCCGGGGTGACCGGCTCGGACAACCCGATGCACGTGGTGGCCGCGGCGGCGGGCGGGGACGCGGTGGCGCGGCGGCTGCTGGTGGACCGGGCCCGTGCGACGGGGCGGGCGGCCGGGCTGCTGCTGGACGTGCTCAACCCGGAGACGGTCGTCGTCACCGAGGTCGGGGTCATCCACTTCGAGGACTGCCTCGGCGCGCTGCGGGACGCGGCCGGTACGGCCCGTTCGGCCGCCGTGCTCCCGACGAGTTTCCCGGACTCCGTGCTCGCCACGGCAGGCGGATCAGTGATGCTCGACGTGCTGTTCCGGGACCCGCTGAGCGCGTCACCTGAGGCTATTTAA
- a CDS encoding biotin transporter BioY, which produces MSTATATARPGAVLADLLPASRVRDAALVLGGAVLTGLAAQLSLPVPGSPVPVTGQTFAALLVGASLGARRGFLSLALYAVAGVAGVPWFAGGTSGGGAVSFGYILGMLLASAVVGALARRGADRSPLRTAGTMILGEAIIYAVGVPYLALAAHLSASQAIAAGLTPFLLGDALKALLAMGVLPTAWKFADKR; this is translated from the coding sequence ATGAGCACCGCCACCGCCACCGCCCGTCCCGGTGCAGTCCTCGCCGACCTGCTGCCGGCGTCCCGTGTCCGCGACGCCGCCCTCGTGCTCGGCGGCGCCGTGCTCACCGGCCTCGCGGCCCAGCTCTCGCTGCCGGTGCCCGGGTCCCCGGTGCCGGTGACCGGCCAGACCTTCGCCGCGCTGCTCGTCGGCGCCTCCCTCGGCGCCCGCCGCGGCTTCCTCTCGCTCGCCCTGTACGCGGTCGCCGGTGTGGCCGGTGTGCCGTGGTTCGCCGGGGGCACCTCCGGCGGGGGCGCCGTCTCCTTCGGTTACATCCTCGGCATGCTGCTCGCCTCCGCGGTCGTCGGTGCCCTGGCCCGGCGCGGCGCCGACCGCTCCCCGCTGCGCACGGCGGGCACGATGATCCTCGGCGAGGCGATCATCTACGCCGTGGGCGTGCCCTACCTGGCCCTGGCCGCCCACCTGTCCGCTTCCCAGGCGATCGCGGCCGGCCTCACCCCGTTCCTGCTCGGTGACGCCCTCAAGGCCCTCCTGGCCATGGGCGTGCTGCCGACGGCCTGGAAGTTCGCGGACAAGCGCTGA
- a CDS encoding amino acid permease, translating into MTPGSGLQAGLKNRHLTMIAIGGVIGAGLFVGSSSGIATAGPGILLSYALVGTLVVLVMRMLGEMSAANPTSGSFSAHADRALGRWAGFSIGWLYWFFWVVVLAVEATAGAKILEGWVPAVPQWGWALIVMIVLTATNLVSVGSYGEFEFWFAGIKVVAIGAFVVIGLLAVFGVLPGVHADKASFSNLTGEGGFLPHGPGAILTGVLLVVFSFMGSEIATLAAGESEDPQRAVTKSTNSIIWRIGVFYLGSILVVVTLLPWNDPSIAKDGSYVAALNSLGIAHAGEVMNVIVLTSVLSCLNSGLYTASRMAFSLGQRGDAPKAFARTTSRGVPMAAILSSVVFGFVAVFFNYQYPDSVFLFLLNSSGAVALFVWLVICFSQLRMRKIIQREAPEKLVVKMWLYPYLTWATAAMIVFVLVYMLFDTEHDGRETVLLSLLVAAVVVVIAVIKQTVSAKRPDPAVEAPADKVSVG; encoded by the coding sequence ATGACCCCTGGTTCCGGACTTCAAGCAGGTCTCAAGAACCGTCACCTGACGATGATCGCCATCGGCGGCGTGATCGGTGCCGGACTCTTCGTCGGCTCCAGCTCAGGTATCGCCACCGCCGGCCCCGGCATTCTCCTGTCGTACGCCCTCGTCGGCACGCTCGTCGTCCTCGTGATGCGGATGCTCGGCGAGATGTCCGCCGCGAACCCCACCTCCGGCTCCTTCTCGGCCCACGCCGACCGCGCGCTCGGCCGCTGGGCAGGCTTCTCCATCGGCTGGCTCTACTGGTTCTTCTGGGTCGTCGTGCTCGCCGTCGAGGCGACCGCCGGCGCGAAGATCCTCGAGGGCTGGGTACCGGCCGTCCCGCAGTGGGGCTGGGCCCTGATCGTGATGATCGTCCTGACCGCCACCAACCTGGTCTCGGTCGGCTCCTACGGCGAGTTCGAGTTCTGGTTCGCCGGCATCAAGGTCGTGGCGATCGGCGCGTTCGTCGTCATCGGTCTGCTCGCGGTGTTCGGCGTGCTGCCGGGCGTCCACGCCGACAAGGCGAGCTTCTCCAACCTGACCGGCGAGGGCGGCTTCCTGCCGCACGGGCCTGGCGCGATCCTCACCGGTGTGCTGCTGGTCGTCTTCTCCTTCATGGGCAGCGAGATCGCCACCCTGGCGGCCGGTGAGTCCGAGGACCCGCAGCGCGCGGTCACCAAGTCCACCAACAGCATCATCTGGCGGATCGGCGTCTTCTACCTGGGCTCGATCCTCGTCGTGGTCACGCTGCTGCCGTGGAACGACCCGTCCATCGCGAAGGACGGCTCCTACGTCGCCGCGCTGAACTCCCTCGGCATCGCCCACGCCGGCGAGGTCATGAACGTCATCGTGCTGACCTCGGTGCTGTCCTGCCTCAACTCGGGCCTCTACACGGCCTCCCGGATGGCCTTCTCGCTCGGCCAGCGCGGTGACGCCCCGAAGGCGTTCGCCCGTACCACCTCCCGCGGTGTTCCGATGGCCGCGATCCTGTCCTCGGTGGTCTTCGGCTTCGTGGCGGTCTTCTTCAACTACCAGTACCCGGACAGCGTCTTCCTCTTCCTGCTGAACTCCAGCGGTGCGGTCGCCCTGTTCGTGTGGCTGGTCATCTGTTTCTCGCAGCTGCGGATGCGCAAGATCATCCAGCGTGAGGCGCCGGAGAAGCTCGTCGTGAAGATGTGGCTGTACCCGTACCTGACCTGGGCGACGGCCGCGATGATCGTGTTCGTCCTCGTCTACATGCTGTTCGACACCGAGCACGACGGCCGCGAGACGGTGCTGCTGTCCCTGCTGGTCGCCGCGGTCGTGGTGGTGATCGCGGTGATCAAGCAGACGGTCTCGGCGAAGCGCCCGGACCCCGCGGTCGAGGCCCCGGCCGACAAGGTGTCCGTCGGCTGA
- a CDS encoding ribose-5-phosphate isomerase has translation MRVYLGSDHAGYELKNHLVEWLKAAGHEPVDCGPHIYDAQDDYPPFCLRAAEQAAADADGLGIVIGGSGNGEQIAANKVKGVRAALAWSEETAALGRQHNNANVVAVGARMHSTEEATKFIEVFLNTPFSGDERHIRRIDMLSAYETTGDLPPVPAHHPQQD, from the coding sequence ATGCGCGTGTATCTCGGCTCCGACCATGCGGGCTACGAACTCAAGAACCACCTCGTCGAGTGGCTCAAGGCGGCGGGGCACGAGCCCGTCGACTGCGGGCCCCACATCTACGACGCCCAGGACGACTACCCGCCCTTCTGCCTGCGTGCCGCGGAGCAGGCGGCCGCGGACGCGGACGGCCTCGGCATCGTGATCGGCGGCTCGGGCAACGGCGAGCAGATCGCCGCCAACAAGGTGAAGGGCGTGCGGGCGGCCCTGGCCTGGAGCGAGGAGACCGCGGCGCTCGGCCGTCAGCACAACAACGCCAACGTGGTGGCCGTGGGTGCGCGTATGCACAGCACGGAGGAGGCGACCAAGTTCATCGAGGTCTTCCTCAACACCCCGTTCTCGGGTGACGAGCGCCACATCCGCCGGATCGACATGCTGTCGGCCTACGAGACGACCGGTGACCTGCCCCCGGTCCCGGCTCACCACCCGCAGCAGGACTGA
- a CDS encoding Fpg/Nei family DNA glycosylase — translation MPEGHTIHRLAHDYAARFSGTAPRVTSPQGKFSDAADLLDGAELTATEAHGKHLFLRFRDADWVHIHLGLFGKVGFGDAPAPPPADTVRLRLANDTAYVDLRGPTTCALITDAEKRAVHDRLGPDPLREDADPGAAYRRISRSRTTIAALLMDQKVVAGVGNVYRAEVLFRHGVDPYRAGRDITPAEWDALWADLVELMREGVRNNRIDTVRPEHTPQAMGRPPRVDDHGGEVYVYRRASRPCHICATEVRTAGLAARNLFWCPTCQKP, via the coding sequence GTGCCAGAGGGGCACACGATCCACCGGCTGGCGCACGACTACGCCGCCCGGTTCTCGGGCACGGCCCCGCGCGTCACCAGCCCCCAGGGCAAGTTCTCCGACGCAGCCGACCTGCTGGACGGGGCCGAGCTCACCGCCACCGAGGCGCACGGCAAGCACCTGTTCCTGCGGTTCCGGGACGCCGACTGGGTCCACATCCACCTCGGCCTCTTCGGCAAGGTCGGCTTCGGCGACGCCCCGGCGCCCCCGCCGGCCGACACCGTCCGGCTCCGCCTCGCGAACGACACCGCGTACGTCGACCTGCGCGGCCCCACGACCTGCGCGCTGATCACGGACGCCGAGAAGCGGGCCGTGCACGACCGGCTCGGCCCCGACCCGCTGCGCGAGGACGCCGACCCGGGCGCCGCCTACCGCAGGATCTCCCGCAGCCGTACCACCATCGCCGCGCTGCTCATGGACCAGAAGGTCGTCGCCGGCGTCGGCAACGTCTACCGCGCCGAGGTCCTCTTCCGGCACGGCGTGGACCCCTACCGCGCCGGCCGGGACATCACCCCGGCCGAGTGGGACGCCCTGTGGGCCGACCTCGTCGAGCTGATGCGCGAGGGCGTGCGGAACAACCGGATCGACACCGTCCGCCCGGAGCACACGCCGCAGGCCATGGGCCGCCCGCCCCGCGTGGACGACCACGGCGGCGAGGTGTACGTCTACCGCCGCGCCAGCCGGCCCTGCCACATCTGCGCCACCGAGGTCCGCACCGCCGGCCTCGCCGCCCGCAATCTCTTCTGGTGCCCCACCTGCCAGAAACCGTGA
- a CDS encoding GNAT family N-acetyltransferase, with protein sequence MGNDRGTELTTLRPEDFDQWWEHLVRAFGGGPSSAEERELDKSLTEFDRSLVVRDGDAIVGTSGAFSFRMTVPGGAAVPTAGVTMVSVAATHRRRGVLTSMMRRLLDDARAKGEPLAALFASEPAIYGRFGYGAATCQVGAEIDTGRVTLALPEGTDEVRVRYAPPADVLPECEAVYAALVPRRPGMLARMPGWERAGLLDPESEREGASALQCVVAERDGEVTGYARFRTKLGWGPSGHDGTVTLEELAALDPASEAALWRFLFGIDLMTTLAVRGRPVDEAWQHLVSDIRRCLPRLRDAGYVRLVDVDAALAVRTYQAPVDVVLEVEDAFCPWNTGRWRLTGDAKGASCERTDDAADLALSVRELGAAYLGGVTLLSLAAAGRVRELRPGALTEASVAFGSPVAPWISHGF encoded by the coding sequence ATGGGGAATGACCGTGGGACCGAGTTGACGACGCTGCGCCCCGAGGACTTCGACCAGTGGTGGGAGCACCTGGTCCGTGCGTTCGGCGGCGGGCCTTCCTCGGCCGAGGAGCGCGAGCTGGACAAATCGCTCACCGAGTTCGACCGCTCGCTGGTCGTCCGGGACGGGGACGCGATCGTCGGCACGTCAGGGGCCTTCAGCTTCCGGATGACGGTGCCGGGCGGGGCGGCGGTGCCGACCGCCGGCGTGACCATGGTGAGCGTGGCCGCGACGCACCGGCGGCGCGGGGTGCTGACGTCGATGATGCGGCGGCTGCTGGACGACGCGCGCGCCAAGGGCGAGCCGCTGGCCGCCCTGTTCGCCTCCGAGCCCGCGATCTACGGCCGCTTCGGGTACGGCGCGGCGACCTGTCAGGTCGGCGCGGAGATCGACACCGGCCGGGTCACCCTGGCGCTGCCCGAGGGCACCGACGAGGTGCGGGTGCGCTACGCGCCGCCCGCCGACGTGCTGCCGGAGTGCGAGGCGGTGTACGCGGCACTGGTGCCCCGGCGCCCCGGCATGCTGGCCCGCATGCCCGGCTGGGAGCGCGCCGGGCTGCTCGACCCGGAGAGCGAGCGCGAGGGGGCGTCGGCACTGCAGTGCGTGGTGGCCGAACGGGACGGCGAGGTCACCGGGTACGCCCGCTTCCGCACCAAGTTGGGCTGGGGCCCGAGCGGGCACGACGGCACGGTGACGCTGGAGGAGCTGGCCGCGCTCGACCCGGCGAGCGAGGCCGCGCTGTGGCGGTTCCTGTTCGGCATCGACCTGATGACGACGCTGGCGGTGCGGGGCCGGCCGGTCGACGAGGCCTGGCAGCACCTGGTCTCCGACATCCGCCGCTGCCTGCCGCGGCTGCGGGACGCGGGATACGTCCGCCTCGTGGACGTGGACGCGGCCCTGGCGGTGCGGACCTACCAGGCTCCGGTCGACGTCGTCCTCGAGGTGGAGGACGCCTTCTGCCCCTGGAACACGGGGCGTTGGCGGCTGACCGGGGACGCCAAGGGCGCGTCCTGCGAGCGTACGGACGACGCCGCCGATCTCGCCCTGTCCGTACGGGAGTTGGGCGCGGCCTATCTCGGCGGGGTGACGCTGCTGTCGCTGGCGGCGGCCGGACGGGTGCGGGAGCTGCGCCCGGGGGCGCTGACGGAGGCGTCGGTGGCCTTCGGCTCACCGGTGGCCCCCTGGATCTCCCACGGCTTCTGA